One window from the genome of Hyalangium ruber encodes:
- a CDS encoding RNA polymerase sigma factor gives MMDSRWFAAFVREHESALHGTALRLCGNPTDARDLVQDTLERGLRSLSRYKVGTDGRAWLLTILHNIFIDRCRSRTRERRADVSAEEVEERIAAPEAEAQPGWASISPEQLNEALEKIPEEFRLVYQLHALEGRSYIEIAEKLGIPKATVGTRLIRARRRLKELLMPVATGGGA, from the coding sequence ATGATGGACAGCCGGTGGTTCGCGGCCTTCGTCCGGGAGCACGAGTCCGCCCTCCACGGCACCGCGCTGCGGCTGTGTGGCAACCCCACGGATGCGAGGGACCTCGTCCAGGACACGTTGGAGCGCGGACTGCGCAGCCTGTCTCGCTACAAGGTGGGGACGGATGGCCGCGCCTGGTTGCTCACCATCCTGCACAACATCTTCATCGACCGTTGCCGCTCGCGCACCCGGGAGCGCCGGGCGGACGTGTCCGCGGAAGAGGTGGAGGAGCGCATCGCCGCCCCCGAGGCCGAGGCACAGCCGGGCTGGGCCTCCATCAGCCCCGAGCAACTCAATGAGGCGCTGGAGAAGATCCCCGAGGAGTTCCGCCTCGTGTACCAGCTCCATGCGTTGGAAGGGCGCTCCTATATCGAGATCGCCGAGAAGCTGGGCATCCCCAAGGCCACCGTGGGCACGCGGCTCATCCGCGCGCGCCGCCGCCTCAAGGAGCTGCTGATGCCCGTGGCCACGGGAGGCGGGGCATGA
- a CDS encoding TspO/MBR family protein, whose protein sequence is MRRESAVALGVFSALTAGTAALGARVTNHGTQLWYRRLRKPPFQPPKATFRYVWPVLYGCIALSGWRVWNAPSGPARSRALGLWTLQLGLNAAWSWLFFGKRRLKSSLVDNLALGTSIAAYIAAARKVDRPAAALVAPYLGWVGFANLLNEELVRRNR, encoded by the coding sequence ATGAGGCGTGAATCAGCCGTGGCCCTGGGAGTCTTCAGCGCGCTGACAGCGGGTACGGCCGCCCTGGGCGCTCGGGTGACGAATCATGGAACGCAGCTCTGGTACCGCCGGCTGCGCAAGCCTCCGTTCCAGCCGCCCAAGGCCACGTTCCGCTATGTGTGGCCGGTGCTCTACGGCTGCATCGCCCTGTCGGGCTGGCGGGTGTGGAACGCGCCCTCGGGGCCGGCCCGCTCACGCGCCTTGGGCCTGTGGACGCTCCAGCTCGGCCTGAACGCGGCCTGGTCCTGGCTCTTCTTCGGCAAGCGGCGGCTGAAGTCCTCGCTGGTGGACAACCTCGCGCTCGGCACGAGCATCGCCGCCTACATCGCCGCCGCGAGAAAGGTGGACCGGCCCGCGGCGGCGCTCGTGGCGCCCTATCTGGGTTGGGTGGGCTTCGCCAATCTCCTCAATGAGGAGCTCGTTCGGCGCAACCGCTAG
- a CDS encoding ferritin-like domain-containing protein gives MKKTTSDVGLNRTGIQTSPIESKEAIQGALEGLPSSPGSELGIAEVRTEYAREGYGLGTVPVPATLKGMFTTAKEMLKGNKPTVFIDKLGERLGFERTGVRLYEAALSKFDLHGTWPGGPSREQLEKIMRDELSHFVLLREAMEKLGADPTALTPSADLAAVASKGIPAVLTDPRTNLVQCLEALMVAELTDNAGWELLIELAQGLGQTELVDQFEQALGAEAEHLLLVRRWLIAAVTGEAGVREEAGVPAP, from the coding sequence ATGAAGAAGACGACCAGCGACGTGGGGCTCAACCGGACGGGCATCCAGACCTCGCCCATCGAGAGCAAGGAAGCCATCCAGGGCGCACTGGAGGGGCTGCCGAGCTCTCCTGGCAGCGAGCTGGGCATCGCCGAGGTGCGGACCGAGTACGCCCGCGAGGGGTACGGGCTGGGCACGGTGCCGGTGCCGGCCACGCTCAAGGGCATGTTCACGACGGCCAAGGAGATGCTCAAGGGCAACAAGCCCACGGTGTTCATCGACAAGCTGGGCGAACGGCTCGGCTTCGAGCGCACCGGGGTGCGGCTGTACGAGGCGGCCCTGAGCAAGTTCGACCTGCACGGCACGTGGCCGGGGGGGCCCTCGCGCGAGCAGCTCGAGAAGATCATGCGCGATGAGCTGTCCCACTTCGTCCTCCTCCGCGAGGCGATGGAGAAGCTGGGCGCGGATCCGACGGCGCTGACACCCTCGGCGGACCTGGCGGCGGTGGCCTCCAAGGGCATTCCGGCGGTGCTCACCGACCCGCGCACCAACCTGGTGCAGTGCCTGGAAGCGCTGATGGTGGCGGAGCTGACGGACAACGCCGGCTGGGAGCTGCTCATCGAGCTGGCCCAGGGGCTGGGGCAGACCGAGCTCGTGGATCAGTTCGAGCAGGCGCTAGGTGCGGAGGCGGAGCACCTGCTGCTGGTGCGGCGGTGGCTCATCGCCGCCGTGACGGGTGAGGCCGGAGTGCGGGAGGAGGCCGGAGTCCCCGCGCCGTAG